The following proteins are encoded in a genomic region of Cervus elaphus chromosome 15, mCerEla1.1, whole genome shotgun sequence:
- the ZMIZ1 gene encoding zinc finger MIZ domain-containing protein 1 isoform X3 produces the protein MNSMDRHIQQTNDRLQCIKQHLQNPANFHNAATELLDWCGDPRAFQRPFEQSLMGCLTVVSRVAAQQGFDLDLGYRLLAVCAANRDKFTPKSAALLSSWCEELGRLLLLRHQKSRQSDPPGKLPMQPPLNSMSSMKPTLSHSDGSFPYDSVPWQQNTNQPPGSLSVVTTVWGVTNTSQSQVLGNPMANANNPMNPGGNPMASGMTTSNPGLNSPQFAGQQQQFSAKAGPTQPYIQQSMYGRPNYPGSGGFGASYPGGPNAPAGMGVPPHTRPPADFTQPAAAAAAAAVAAAAATATATATATVAALQETQNKDINQYGPVCSSFQMGPTQAYNSQFMNQPGPRGPASMGGSMNPASMAAGMTPSGMSGPPMGMNQPRPPGISPFGTHGQRMPQQTYPGPRPQSLPIQSIKRPYPGEPNYGNQQYGPNSQFPTQPGQYPTPNPPRPLTSPNYPGQRMPSQPSTGQYPPPTVNMGQYYKPEQFNGQNNTFSGSSYSNYSQGNVNRPPRPVPVANYPHSPVPGNPTPPMTPGSSIPPYLSPSQDVKPPFPPDIKPNMSALPPPPASHNDELRLTFPVRDGVVLEPFRLEHNLAVSNHVFHLRPTVHQTLMWRSDLELQFKCYHHEDRQMNTNWPASVQVSVNATPLTIERGDNKTSHKPLHLKHVCQPGRNTIQITVTACCCSHLFVLQLVHRPSVRSVLQGLLKKRLLPAEHCITKIKRNFSSVAASSGNTTLNGEDGVEQTAIKVSLKCPITFRRIQLPARGHDCKHVQCFDLESYLQLNCERGTWRCPVCNKTALLEGLEVDQYMWGILNAIQHSEFEEVTIDPTCSWRPVPIKSDLHIKDDPDGIPSKRFKTMSPSQMIMPNVMEMIAALGPGPSPYPLPPPPGSTNSNDYSSQGNNYQGHGNFDFPHGNPGGTSMNDFMHGPPQLSHPPDMPNNMATLEKPLSHPMQETLLPELTNPDELLSYLDPPDLPSNSNDDLLSLFENN, from the exons CCCTGCTGTCCTCCTGGTGCGAGGAGCTCGGCCGCCTGCTGCTGCTCCGACATCAGAAGAGCCGCCAGAGCGACCCCCCCGGGAAACTCCCCATGCAGCCCCCCCTCAACTCCATGAGCTCCATGAAACCCACTCTGTCGCACAG tGATGGGTCATTCCCCTATGACTCTGTCCCTTGGCAGCAGAACACCAACCAGCCTCCCGGCTCCCTCTCCGTGGTCACCACGGTTTGGGGAGTGACCAACACATCCCAGAGCCAG GTCCTTGGGAACCCTATGGCCAATGCCAACAACCCCATGAATCCAGGCGGCAACCCCATGGCGTCGGGCATGACCACCAGCAACCCCGGCCTCAACTCCCCACAGTTtgctgggcagcagcagcagttctcgGCCAAGGCCGGCCCCACTCAGCCCTACATCCAGCAGAGCATGTACGGCCGGCCCAACTACCCCGGCAGCGGGGGCTTCGGGGCCAG TTACCCTGGGGGTCCGAATGCCCCAGCAGGCATGGGTGTCCCTCCACACACCAGGCCGCCCGCTGACTTCACTCAGCCAGCAGCTGCCGCTGCAGCAGCTGCAGtggcggcagcagcagccacGGCCACGGCCACAGCTACGGCCACCGTGGCAGCCTTGCAAGAAACACAGAATAAGGATATTAACCAGTATGGACCG GTCTGTTCCTCTTTCCAGATGGGTCCCACCCAGGCGTATAACAGCCAATTCATGAACCAGCCCGGGCCTCGGGGGCCTGCCTCCATGGGGGGCAGCATGAACCCCGCAAGCATGGCGGCTGGCATGACACCCTCGGGGATGAGCGGCCCTCCCATGGGCATGAACCAGCCCCGGCCGCCCGGCATCAGCCCCTTTGGCACACACGGGCAGCGGATGCCCCAGCAGACGTACCCGGGCCCCCGGCCCCAGTCCCTTCCCATTCAGAGCATAAAGAGGCCATACCCTGGAGAG CCTAACTATGGAAACCAGCAATACGGACCAAACAGCCAGTTCCCCACCCAGCCAGGCCAGTACCCTACCCCCAACCCCCCGCGGCCGCTCACCTCTCCCAACTACCCCGGGCAGCGGATGCCCAGCCAGCCGAGCACCGGGCAGTACCCGCCCCCCACGGTCAACATGGGGCAGTATTATAAG CCAGAGCAGTTTAATGGACAAAATAACACCTTCTCTGGAAGCAGCTACAGCAACTACAGCCAAGGGAACGTCAATAGG ccTCCCAGGCCGGTTCCTGTGGCAAACTACCCCCACTCACCTGTTCCAGGGAACCCCACGCCCCCCATGACCCCCGGAAGCAGCATCCCCCCATACCTGTCCCCCAGCCAAGACGTTAAGCCACCCTTCCCGCCTGACATCAAGCCAAATATGAGCGCTCTGCCGCCGCCCCCAG CCAGCCACAATGACGAGCTGCGGCTCACGTTCCCCGTGCGGGACGGCGTGGTGCTGGAGCCCTTCCGCCTGGAGCACAACCTGGCCGTCAGCAACCACGTCTTCCACCTGCGGCCCACGGTCCACCAGACGCTGATGTGGAG GTCGGACCTGGAGCTGCAGTTCAAGTGCTACCACCACGAGGACCGGCAGATGAACACCAACTGGCCAGCCTCGGTGCAAGTCAGCGTGAACGCCACGCCCCTCACCATCGAGCGCGGGGACAACAAGACGTCCCACAAGCCGTTGCACCTCAAGCACGTGTGCCAGCCGGGCCGCAACACCATCCAGATCACTGTCACCGCCTGCTGCTGC TCCCACCTCTTTGTGCTGCAGCTGGTCCACCGGCCCTCTGTGCGCTCCGTGCTGCAAGGCCTCCTCAAGAAGCGGCTCCTGCCTGCGGAGCACTGTATCACGAAAA TCAAGCGGAATTTCAGCAGTGTGGCGGCCTCATCGGGCAACACGACCCTCAATGGGGAGGATGGCGTGGAGCAGACAGCCATCAAGGTATCTCTGAAGTGCCCCATCACATTCCGGCGCATCCAACTGCCTGCTCGAGGCCATGATTGCAAGCATGTCCAG TGCTTTGACTTGGAGTCATACCTGCAGCTGAACTGCGAGAGAGGGACCTGGAGGTGTCCTGTGTGCAA TAAAACCGCTCTGCTGGAGGGCCTGGAGGTGGATCAGTACATGTGGGGCATCCTGAATGCCATCCAACA CTCCGAGTTTGAAGAGGTCACCATCGACCCCACATGCAGCTGGCGGCCAGTGCCCATCAAATCGGACCTTCACATTAAAGATGACCCTGATGGCATCCCTTCCAAGAGGTTCAAGACCATGAGTCCCAGCCAGATGATCATGCCCAATGTCATGGAGATGATCGctgccctgggccctggcccATCCCCCTATCCACTTCCGCCTCCGCCTGGGAGCACCAACTCCAACGACTACAGCAGCCAAG GAAACAACTACCAAGGCCATGGCAATTTTGACTTCCCCCACGGGAACCCCGGCGGGACGTCCATGAATGACTTCATGCACGGGCCCCCCCAGCTCTCCCACCCCCCGGACATGCCCAACAACATGGCCACCCTCGAGAAGCCCCTCAGTCACCCCATGCAGGAGACT CTCCTTCCAGAACTCACAAACCCCGACGAGCTCCTCTCGTACCTGGATCCCCCCGACCTGCCGAGCAATAGTAACGATGACCTCCTGTCTCTCTTTGAGAACAACTGA
- the ZMIZ1 gene encoding zinc finger MIZ domain-containing protein 1 isoform X2, producing MNSMDRHIQQTNDRLQCIKQHLQNPANFHNAATELLDWCGDPRAFQRPFEQSLMGCLTVVSRVAAQQGFDLDLGYRLLAVCAANRDKFTPKSAALLSSWCEELGRLLLLRHQKSRQSDPPGKLPMQPPLNSMSSMKPTLSHSDGSFPYDSVPWQQNTNQPPGSLSVVTTVWGVTNTSQSQVLGNPMANANNPMNPGGNPMASGMTTSNPGLNSPQFAGQQQQFSAKAGPTQPYIQQSMYGRPNYPGSGGFGASYPGGPNAPAGMGVPPHTRPPADFTQPAAAAAAAAVAAAAATATATATATVAALQETQNKDINQYGPMGPTQAYNSQFMNQPGPRGPASMGGSMNPASMAAGMTPSGMSGPPMGMNQPRPPGISPFGTHGQRMPQQTYPGPRPQSLPIQSIKRPYPGEPNYGNQQYGPNSQFPTQPGQYPTPNPPRPLTSPNYPGQRMPSQPSTGQYPPPTVNMGQYYKPEQFNGQNNTFSGSSYSNYSQGNVNRPPRPVPVANYPHSPVPGNPTPPMTPGSSIPPYLSPSQDVKPPFPPDIKPNMSALPPPPASHNDELRLTFPVRDGVVLEPFRLEHNLAVSNHVFHLRPTVHQTLMWRSDLELQFKCYHHEDRQMNTNWPASVQVSVNATPLTIERGDNKTSHKPLHLKHVCQPGRNTIQITVTACCCSHLFVLQLVHRPSVRSVLQGLLKKRLLPAEHCITKIKRNFSSVAASSGNTTLNGEDGVEQTAIKVSLKCPITFRRIQLPARGHDCKHVQCFDLESYLQLNCERGTWRCPVCNKTALLEGLEVDQYMWGILNAIQHSEFEEVTIDPTCSWRPVPIKSDLHIKDDPDGIPSKRFKTMSPSQMIMPNVMEMIAALGPGPSPYPLPPPPGSTNSNDYSSQGNNYQGHGNFDFPHGNPGGTSMNDFMHGPPQLSHPPDMPNNMATLEKPLSHPMQETMPHAGSSDQPHPSIQQGLHVPHPSSQSGPPLHHSGAPPPPSQPPRQPPQAAPGNHPHSDLTFNPSSALEGQAGAQGASDMPEPSLDLLPELTNPDELLSYLDPPDLPSNSNDDLLSLFENN from the exons CCCTGCTGTCCTCCTGGTGCGAGGAGCTCGGCCGCCTGCTGCTGCTCCGACATCAGAAGAGCCGCCAGAGCGACCCCCCCGGGAAACTCCCCATGCAGCCCCCCCTCAACTCCATGAGCTCCATGAAACCCACTCTGTCGCACAG tGATGGGTCATTCCCCTATGACTCTGTCCCTTGGCAGCAGAACACCAACCAGCCTCCCGGCTCCCTCTCCGTGGTCACCACGGTTTGGGGAGTGACCAACACATCCCAGAGCCAG GTCCTTGGGAACCCTATGGCCAATGCCAACAACCCCATGAATCCAGGCGGCAACCCCATGGCGTCGGGCATGACCACCAGCAACCCCGGCCTCAACTCCCCACAGTTtgctgggcagcagcagcagttctcgGCCAAGGCCGGCCCCACTCAGCCCTACATCCAGCAGAGCATGTACGGCCGGCCCAACTACCCCGGCAGCGGGGGCTTCGGGGCCAG TTACCCTGGGGGTCCGAATGCCCCAGCAGGCATGGGTGTCCCTCCACACACCAGGCCGCCCGCTGACTTCACTCAGCCAGCAGCTGCCGCTGCAGCAGCTGCAGtggcggcagcagcagccacGGCCACGGCCACAGCTACGGCCACCGTGGCAGCCTTGCAAGAAACACAGAATAAGGATATTAACCAGTATGGACCG ATGGGTCCCACCCAGGCGTATAACAGCCAATTCATGAACCAGCCCGGGCCTCGGGGGCCTGCCTCCATGGGGGGCAGCATGAACCCCGCAAGCATGGCGGCTGGCATGACACCCTCGGGGATGAGCGGCCCTCCCATGGGCATGAACCAGCCCCGGCCGCCCGGCATCAGCCCCTTTGGCACACACGGGCAGCGGATGCCCCAGCAGACGTACCCGGGCCCCCGGCCCCAGTCCCTTCCCATTCAGAGCATAAAGAGGCCATACCCTGGAGAG CCTAACTATGGAAACCAGCAATACGGACCAAACAGCCAGTTCCCCACCCAGCCAGGCCAGTACCCTACCCCCAACCCCCCGCGGCCGCTCACCTCTCCCAACTACCCCGGGCAGCGGATGCCCAGCCAGCCGAGCACCGGGCAGTACCCGCCCCCCACGGTCAACATGGGGCAGTATTATAAG CCAGAGCAGTTTAATGGACAAAATAACACCTTCTCTGGAAGCAGCTACAGCAACTACAGCCAAGGGAACGTCAATAGG ccTCCCAGGCCGGTTCCTGTGGCAAACTACCCCCACTCACCTGTTCCAGGGAACCCCACGCCCCCCATGACCCCCGGAAGCAGCATCCCCCCATACCTGTCCCCCAGCCAAGACGTTAAGCCACCCTTCCCGCCTGACATCAAGCCAAATATGAGCGCTCTGCCGCCGCCCCCAG CCAGCCACAATGACGAGCTGCGGCTCACGTTCCCCGTGCGGGACGGCGTGGTGCTGGAGCCCTTCCGCCTGGAGCACAACCTGGCCGTCAGCAACCACGTCTTCCACCTGCGGCCCACGGTCCACCAGACGCTGATGTGGAG GTCGGACCTGGAGCTGCAGTTCAAGTGCTACCACCACGAGGACCGGCAGATGAACACCAACTGGCCAGCCTCGGTGCAAGTCAGCGTGAACGCCACGCCCCTCACCATCGAGCGCGGGGACAACAAGACGTCCCACAAGCCGTTGCACCTCAAGCACGTGTGCCAGCCGGGCCGCAACACCATCCAGATCACTGTCACCGCCTGCTGCTGC TCCCACCTCTTTGTGCTGCAGCTGGTCCACCGGCCCTCTGTGCGCTCCGTGCTGCAAGGCCTCCTCAAGAAGCGGCTCCTGCCTGCGGAGCACTGTATCACGAAAA TCAAGCGGAATTTCAGCAGTGTGGCGGCCTCATCGGGCAACACGACCCTCAATGGGGAGGATGGCGTGGAGCAGACAGCCATCAAGGTATCTCTGAAGTGCCCCATCACATTCCGGCGCATCCAACTGCCTGCTCGAGGCCATGATTGCAAGCATGTCCAG TGCTTTGACTTGGAGTCATACCTGCAGCTGAACTGCGAGAGAGGGACCTGGAGGTGTCCTGTGTGCAA TAAAACCGCTCTGCTGGAGGGCCTGGAGGTGGATCAGTACATGTGGGGCATCCTGAATGCCATCCAACA CTCCGAGTTTGAAGAGGTCACCATCGACCCCACATGCAGCTGGCGGCCAGTGCCCATCAAATCGGACCTTCACATTAAAGATGACCCTGATGGCATCCCTTCCAAGAGGTTCAAGACCATGAGTCCCAGCCAGATGATCATGCCCAATGTCATGGAGATGATCGctgccctgggccctggcccATCCCCCTATCCACTTCCGCCTCCGCCTGGGAGCACCAACTCCAACGACTACAGCAGCCAAG GAAACAACTACCAAGGCCATGGCAATTTTGACTTCCCCCACGGGAACCCCGGCGGGACGTCCATGAATGACTTCATGCACGGGCCCCCCCAGCTCTCCCACCCCCCGGACATGCCCAACAACATGGCCACCCTCGAGAAGCCCCTCAGTCACCCCATGCAGGAGACT ATGCCACACGCTGGCAGTTCTGACCAGCCCCATCCCTCCATACAACAAGGTTTGCACGTCCCACACCCCAGCAGCCAGTCAGGGCCTCCATTACATCACAGtggggctcctcctcctccttcccagcctCCCCGGCAACCGCCACAGGCCGCTCCCGGCAACCATCCACACAGCGACCTGACCTTTAACCCCTCCTCAGCCTTAGAGGGTCAGGCCGGAGCGCAGGGAGCATCTGACATGCCGGAGCCTTCGCTGGAT CTCCTTCCAGAACTCACAAACCCCGACGAGCTCCTCTCGTACCTGGATCCCCCCGACCTGCCGAGCAATAGTAACGATGACCTCCTGTCTCTCTTTGAGAACAACTGA
- the ZMIZ1 gene encoding zinc finger MIZ domain-containing protein 1 isoform X1, whose translation MNSMDRHIQQTNDRLQCIKQHLQNPANFHNAATELLDWCGDPRAFQRPFEQSLMGCLTVVSRVAAQQGFDLDLGYRLLAVCAANRDKFTPKSAALLSSWCEELGRLLLLRHQKSRQSDPPGKLPMQPPLNSMSSMKPTLSHSDGSFPYDSVPWQQNTNQPPGSLSVVTTVWGVTNTSQSQVLGNPMANANNPMNPGGNPMASGMTTSNPGLNSPQFAGQQQQFSAKAGPTQPYIQQSMYGRPNYPGSGGFGASYPGGPNAPAGMGVPPHTRPPADFTQPAAAAAAAAVAAAAATATATATATVAALQETQNKDINQYGPVCSSFQMGPTQAYNSQFMNQPGPRGPASMGGSMNPASMAAGMTPSGMSGPPMGMNQPRPPGISPFGTHGQRMPQQTYPGPRPQSLPIQSIKRPYPGEPNYGNQQYGPNSQFPTQPGQYPTPNPPRPLTSPNYPGQRMPSQPSTGQYPPPTVNMGQYYKPEQFNGQNNTFSGSSYSNYSQGNVNRPPRPVPVANYPHSPVPGNPTPPMTPGSSIPPYLSPSQDVKPPFPPDIKPNMSALPPPPASHNDELRLTFPVRDGVVLEPFRLEHNLAVSNHVFHLRPTVHQTLMWRSDLELQFKCYHHEDRQMNTNWPASVQVSVNATPLTIERGDNKTSHKPLHLKHVCQPGRNTIQITVTACCCSHLFVLQLVHRPSVRSVLQGLLKKRLLPAEHCITKIKRNFSSVAASSGNTTLNGEDGVEQTAIKVSLKCPITFRRIQLPARGHDCKHVQCFDLESYLQLNCERGTWRCPVCNKTALLEGLEVDQYMWGILNAIQHSEFEEVTIDPTCSWRPVPIKSDLHIKDDPDGIPSKRFKTMSPSQMIMPNVMEMIAALGPGPSPYPLPPPPGSTNSNDYSSQGNNYQGHGNFDFPHGNPGGTSMNDFMHGPPQLSHPPDMPNNMATLEKPLSHPMQETMPHAGSSDQPHPSIQQGLHVPHPSSQSGPPLHHSGAPPPPSQPPRQPPQAAPGNHPHSDLTFNPSSALEGQAGAQGASDMPEPSLDLLPELTNPDELLSYLDPPDLPSNSNDDLLSLFENN comes from the exons CCCTGCTGTCCTCCTGGTGCGAGGAGCTCGGCCGCCTGCTGCTGCTCCGACATCAGAAGAGCCGCCAGAGCGACCCCCCCGGGAAACTCCCCATGCAGCCCCCCCTCAACTCCATGAGCTCCATGAAACCCACTCTGTCGCACAG tGATGGGTCATTCCCCTATGACTCTGTCCCTTGGCAGCAGAACACCAACCAGCCTCCCGGCTCCCTCTCCGTGGTCACCACGGTTTGGGGAGTGACCAACACATCCCAGAGCCAG GTCCTTGGGAACCCTATGGCCAATGCCAACAACCCCATGAATCCAGGCGGCAACCCCATGGCGTCGGGCATGACCACCAGCAACCCCGGCCTCAACTCCCCACAGTTtgctgggcagcagcagcagttctcgGCCAAGGCCGGCCCCACTCAGCCCTACATCCAGCAGAGCATGTACGGCCGGCCCAACTACCCCGGCAGCGGGGGCTTCGGGGCCAG TTACCCTGGGGGTCCGAATGCCCCAGCAGGCATGGGTGTCCCTCCACACACCAGGCCGCCCGCTGACTTCACTCAGCCAGCAGCTGCCGCTGCAGCAGCTGCAGtggcggcagcagcagccacGGCCACGGCCACAGCTACGGCCACCGTGGCAGCCTTGCAAGAAACACAGAATAAGGATATTAACCAGTATGGACCG GTCTGTTCCTCTTTCCAGATGGGTCCCACCCAGGCGTATAACAGCCAATTCATGAACCAGCCCGGGCCTCGGGGGCCTGCCTCCATGGGGGGCAGCATGAACCCCGCAAGCATGGCGGCTGGCATGACACCCTCGGGGATGAGCGGCCCTCCCATGGGCATGAACCAGCCCCGGCCGCCCGGCATCAGCCCCTTTGGCACACACGGGCAGCGGATGCCCCAGCAGACGTACCCGGGCCCCCGGCCCCAGTCCCTTCCCATTCAGAGCATAAAGAGGCCATACCCTGGAGAG CCTAACTATGGAAACCAGCAATACGGACCAAACAGCCAGTTCCCCACCCAGCCAGGCCAGTACCCTACCCCCAACCCCCCGCGGCCGCTCACCTCTCCCAACTACCCCGGGCAGCGGATGCCCAGCCAGCCGAGCACCGGGCAGTACCCGCCCCCCACGGTCAACATGGGGCAGTATTATAAG CCAGAGCAGTTTAATGGACAAAATAACACCTTCTCTGGAAGCAGCTACAGCAACTACAGCCAAGGGAACGTCAATAGG ccTCCCAGGCCGGTTCCTGTGGCAAACTACCCCCACTCACCTGTTCCAGGGAACCCCACGCCCCCCATGACCCCCGGAAGCAGCATCCCCCCATACCTGTCCCCCAGCCAAGACGTTAAGCCACCCTTCCCGCCTGACATCAAGCCAAATATGAGCGCTCTGCCGCCGCCCCCAG CCAGCCACAATGACGAGCTGCGGCTCACGTTCCCCGTGCGGGACGGCGTGGTGCTGGAGCCCTTCCGCCTGGAGCACAACCTGGCCGTCAGCAACCACGTCTTCCACCTGCGGCCCACGGTCCACCAGACGCTGATGTGGAG GTCGGACCTGGAGCTGCAGTTCAAGTGCTACCACCACGAGGACCGGCAGATGAACACCAACTGGCCAGCCTCGGTGCAAGTCAGCGTGAACGCCACGCCCCTCACCATCGAGCGCGGGGACAACAAGACGTCCCACAAGCCGTTGCACCTCAAGCACGTGTGCCAGCCGGGCCGCAACACCATCCAGATCACTGTCACCGCCTGCTGCTGC TCCCACCTCTTTGTGCTGCAGCTGGTCCACCGGCCCTCTGTGCGCTCCGTGCTGCAAGGCCTCCTCAAGAAGCGGCTCCTGCCTGCGGAGCACTGTATCACGAAAA TCAAGCGGAATTTCAGCAGTGTGGCGGCCTCATCGGGCAACACGACCCTCAATGGGGAGGATGGCGTGGAGCAGACAGCCATCAAGGTATCTCTGAAGTGCCCCATCACATTCCGGCGCATCCAACTGCCTGCTCGAGGCCATGATTGCAAGCATGTCCAG TGCTTTGACTTGGAGTCATACCTGCAGCTGAACTGCGAGAGAGGGACCTGGAGGTGTCCTGTGTGCAA TAAAACCGCTCTGCTGGAGGGCCTGGAGGTGGATCAGTACATGTGGGGCATCCTGAATGCCATCCAACA CTCCGAGTTTGAAGAGGTCACCATCGACCCCACATGCAGCTGGCGGCCAGTGCCCATCAAATCGGACCTTCACATTAAAGATGACCCTGATGGCATCCCTTCCAAGAGGTTCAAGACCATGAGTCCCAGCCAGATGATCATGCCCAATGTCATGGAGATGATCGctgccctgggccctggcccATCCCCCTATCCACTTCCGCCTCCGCCTGGGAGCACCAACTCCAACGACTACAGCAGCCAAG GAAACAACTACCAAGGCCATGGCAATTTTGACTTCCCCCACGGGAACCCCGGCGGGACGTCCATGAATGACTTCATGCACGGGCCCCCCCAGCTCTCCCACCCCCCGGACATGCCCAACAACATGGCCACCCTCGAGAAGCCCCTCAGTCACCCCATGCAGGAGACT ATGCCACACGCTGGCAGTTCTGACCAGCCCCATCCCTCCATACAACAAGGTTTGCACGTCCCACACCCCAGCAGCCAGTCAGGGCCTCCATTACATCACAGtggggctcctcctcctccttcccagcctCCCCGGCAACCGCCACAGGCCGCTCCCGGCAACCATCCACACAGCGACCTGACCTTTAACCCCTCCTCAGCCTTAGAGGGTCAGGCCGGAGCGCAGGGAGCATCTGACATGCCGGAGCCTTCGCTGGAT CTCCTTCCAGAACTCACAAACCCCGACGAGCTCCTCTCGTACCTGGATCCCCCCGACCTGCCGAGCAATAGTAACGATGACCTCCTGTCTCTCTTTGAGAACAACTGA